A genomic region of Pontibaca methylaminivorans contains the following coding sequences:
- a CDS encoding GcvT family protein gives MKTEVKALVIGGGAVGTSIAYHLARAGWDDVMLIERDELTSGSTWHAAGLLPLFNMSYASTWIHKYSVDFYKTLEAETGLDAGFFVVGNLRMAQSDTRMDEYMLYASTAETCGVPYEWLSPGDIKDRWPLVRTDDLKGAIFHPTDGYINPADVTMAMAKGARQRGVVIERKWQADALRWTGDAWEVTLTKMVEKGGNLVPSDEQVVITAEHVVTASGNHAQRTARMLGIKMPAIPVEHQYVVTEPDPALVEWRKDNPQHPVLRDPDAKWYVREERGGWILGPYERGAPARFEYDVPEGFRADLFPLDLERIEEEYMSMIHRIPSSEHVGLKDDFNGPICYTPDGNPLLGPAPGLRNMWLAEGFSFGITAAGGAGHYLAQMMVEGEAEIDMASVDPRRYGPWMTTEYAARKNEESYEHVYLPHFPDEERPACRPLRTSPAYDRQKARGAQFGQANGWERPNYYAPEGFSDFDSRSFRRGGWWQYAVDEARAIRDGVGLIDATAFAKHVVKGPGATQFLDWFTCNRLPKTGRITLTYALTSAGTVRTEYTMVRLAENEYYLISAGGWAEYDGDFLRKAAQDKAGEFGYIEVQDVTTQWGVFAIAGPKSRDLLRPLLRDADPDSALSNKRFPWLSARNIELGMCPVRAIRVAYTGELGWELHHPIEMQNHLWDRLMEAGEAPGLRLVGGRAQNWLRQEKSYRAFGTELARDVTPLEADLVRFVDQSKDFHGKAAMNETGIRMIAVSLLIDGPDDADPWGREVICAGDDRVGRLTSGGYSVAFGKSIGMGYVRPDLAAPGTRLQVKMLNRFWPAEVVAESPYDPGNERIRRDG, from the coding sequence ATGAAAACCGAAGTCAAGGCCCTGGTTATCGGAGGCGGTGCGGTCGGCACCTCGATTGCCTATCATCTGGCCCGGGCGGGCTGGGACGACGTGATGCTGATCGAGCGGGACGAACTCACCAGCGGCAGCACCTGGCACGCGGCGGGGCTGCTGCCGCTGTTCAACATGTCCTATGCCTCGACCTGGATTCACAAGTATTCGGTCGATTTCTACAAGACGCTCGAGGCCGAGACCGGGCTCGACGCCGGGTTCTTCGTGGTCGGCAACCTGCGCATGGCGCAGAGCGATACGCGCATGGACGAATACATGCTTTATGCGAGCACGGCCGAAACCTGCGGCGTGCCCTACGAGTGGCTGTCGCCCGGGGACATCAAGGACCGCTGGCCGCTGGTGCGCACCGATGACCTGAAAGGCGCGATCTTTCACCCGACCGATGGTTATATCAATCCGGCCGACGTCACCATGGCCATGGCCAAGGGCGCACGCCAGCGCGGGGTGGTGATCGAACGCAAGTGGCAGGCCGATGCCCTCCGCTGGACCGGCGACGCCTGGGAGGTGACGCTCACGAAGATGGTCGAGAAGGGCGGCAACCTCGTGCCGTCGGACGAACAGGTGGTGATCACGGCCGAACACGTGGTGACGGCAAGCGGCAACCACGCCCAGCGCACGGCGCGGATGCTCGGCATCAAGATGCCCGCGATCCCGGTCGAGCACCAGTATGTCGTGACCGAACCCGATCCGGCGCTGGTCGAATGGCGCAAGGACAACCCCCAGCACCCGGTGCTGCGCGACCCCGATGCCAAATGGTACGTGCGCGAGGAGCGCGGCGGCTGGATCCTCGGCCCCTACGAGCGCGGCGCGCCGGCGCGGTTCGAATACGACGTGCCCGAAGGGTTCCGCGCCGATCTCTTCCCGCTCGACCTCGAGCGGATCGAAGAGGAATACATGTCGATGATCCACCGCATTCCGTCGTCGGAACATGTCGGGCTCAAGGACGATTTCAACGGCCCGATCTGTTACACGCCGGATGGCAACCCGCTGCTCGGCCCGGCGCCGGGGCTGCGCAACATGTGGCTGGCCGAGGGGTTCAGCTTCGGCATCACCGCGGCGGGCGGTGCGGGCCATTACCTGGCGCAGATGATGGTCGAGGGCGAGGCCGAGATCGACATGGCGAGCGTCGATCCCCGGCGCTACGGCCCGTGGATGACCACCGAATATGCCGCGCGCAAGAATGAAGAATCCTATGAACACGTCTATCTGCCGCATTTCCCGGATGAAGAGCGCCCGGCCTGCCGCCCGCTGCGCACCTCGCCCGCCTACGACCGCCAGAAGGCGCGCGGCGCGCAGTTCGGGCAGGCGAACGGCTGGGAGCGGCCCAACTATTACGCACCGGAAGGATTCAGCGATTTCGATTCGCGTTCGTTCCGCCGCGGCGGCTGGTGGCAATATGCGGTCGATGAGGCCCGCGCGATCCGCGACGGCGTCGGGCTGATCGACGCCACCGCCTTTGCCAAACATGTGGTGAAGGGGCCGGGCGCAACGCAGTTCCTTGACTGGTTCACCTGCAACCGGCTGCCGAAGACCGGGCGCATCACGCTCACCTATGCGCTGACCTCGGCCGGGACGGTGCGCACCGAATACACCATGGTGCGGCTGGCCGAGAACGAATATTACCTGATCTCGGCGGGCGGCTGGGCGGAATATGACGGCGATTTCCTGCGCAAGGCGGCGCAGGACAAGGCGGGCGAGTTCGGCTATATCGAGGTGCAGGACGTCACCACCCAATGGGGCGTCTTTGCCATCGCCGGGCCGAAATCACGCGATCTTCTGCGCCCGCTCCTGCGCGACGCGGATCCTGACAGCGCCCTTTCCAACAAGCGGTTTCCCTGGCTTTCAGCCCGCAATATCGAACTGGGCATGTGCCCGGTGCGGGCGATCCGCGTCGCCTATACGGGCGAACTCGGCTGGGAGCTGCACCACCCGATCGAGATGCAGAACCATCTCTGGGACAGGCTCATGGAGGCCGGCGAGGCACCGGGTCTGCGGCTGGTCGGCGGGCGCGCGCAGAACTGGCTGCGGCAGGAAAAGAGCTATCGCGCCTTCGGCACCGAACTTGCCCGCGATGTCACTCCGCTCGAGGCCGATCTCGTGCGGTTCGTCGATCAGTCCAAGGACTTCCACGGCAAGGCGGCAATGAACGAGACCGGTATTCGCATGATCGCCGTGAGCCTGCTGATCGACGGGCCGGATGATGCGGACCCCTGGGGGCGCGAGGTGATCTGTGCGGGCGACGACCGTGTCGGGCGGCTCACGTCCGGGGGCTATTCGGTTGCTTTCGGCAAGAGCATCGGCATGGGCTATGTGCGCCCGGACCTTGCCGCGCCGGGCACGCGGCTGCAGGTCAAGATGCTGAACCGGTTCTGGCCGGCCGAGGTCGTGGCGGAAAGCCCCTATGACCCCGGAAACGAGCGGATCCGCCGCGACGGCTGA
- a CDS encoding glycoside hydrolase family 25 protein — translation MIRLFLSIACCLLIAACARGPGGGGEHVTGQLSDRVPADWSGRAPHNYTVHGIDVARFQDQVDWHAASRAGVNFAFVKATEGSDRVDPRFGEHWSGARRAGVHRGAYHFYYFCKPAEVQAQWFIRNVSRERGMLPPVLDMEWNPYSPTCRYRPPAETVRAEAKIFLDMLERHYGQRPILYTTPDFYHRNDMGRLRGVEFWLRSTANHPDERYPGQSWAFWQYSGTGIVPGISGDVDLNTFAGSRADWENWLARRRH, via the coding sequence ATGATTCGTCTTTTCCTCAGCATCGCCTGTTGCCTCTTGATCGCTGCCTGCGCGCGCGGGCCGGGCGGGGGCGGCGAACATGTGACCGGGCAGTTGTCCGATCGCGTTCCGGCGGACTGGAGCGGCCGCGCACCGCATAATTACACGGTTCACGGCATCGACGTGGCCCGGTTCCAGGATCAGGTGGACTGGCACGCCGCCAGCCGCGCCGGCGTGAATTTCGCCTTCGTCAAGGCGACCGAGGGCAGCGACCGGGTCGATCCGCGCTTTGGCGAACACTGGAGCGGGGCCAGGCGCGCCGGCGTCCATCGCGGCGCCTATCATTTCTATTACTTCTGCAAGCCGGCCGAGGTTCAGGCGCAGTGGTTCATCCGCAACGTATCGCGGGAACGTGGCATGCTGCCGCCCGTTCTGGACATGGAATGGAACCCCTATTCGCCCACCTGCCGTTACCGTCCGCCCGCCGAAACCGTGCGCGCCGAAGCGAAAATCTTTCTCGACATGCTGGAGCGCCACTACGGGCAGCGCCCGATTCTCTATACCACGCCCGATTTCTATCACCGCAACGACATGGGGCGGCTGCGCGGGGTGGAGTTCTGGCTGCGATCGACCGCCAATCACCCGGACGAGCGCTATCCGGGGCAGTCCTGGGCCTTCTGGCAATACAGCGGCACCGGCATCGTTCCCGGCATCAGCGGCGATGTCGATCTGAACACCTTCGCCGGGTCGCGGGCCGACTGGGAGAACTGGCTCGCCCGGCGCCGGCACTGA
- a CDS encoding helix-turn-helix transcriptional regulator — MQVNESDPLLSTLAQRMTNVQTFDEALDVLSDATKDMGFDSVLYGYIPVAPRLPNGDWLPLRLNLRNFPASFERGWEKFMKVDPFYRACFETTLPFDWRSVRRSRNITTDQKSAIGYLADFGLRNGVTVPVHLPHGKFAVMSAITCRGSKAGRGAAISQQTNNTLLGLMHSFTKAIHDRKLETQIPTSVPSFLTAREQECLKWASQGKTSAEIAVIIDRSVDTVRLHIKNAIRKLDASNRSHAIAIALHLGLI; from the coding sequence ATGCAGGTAAATGAGAGTGACCCGTTATTGTCGACGCTAGCCCAGCGGATGACGAACGTTCAGACCTTTGACGAAGCGTTGGACGTCCTTTCAGATGCCACAAAGGATATGGGATTCGACAGCGTCCTTTATGGTTATATTCCAGTGGCTCCTCGTCTGCCGAACGGGGATTGGCTTCCCCTTCGGCTAAACTTGAGGAACTTTCCCGCGAGCTTTGAGCGTGGCTGGGAAAAATTCATGAAGGTTGACCCCTTTTACCGGGCCTGCTTTGAAACGACGCTTCCTTTCGACTGGCGCAGCGTTCGAAGATCCCGGAATATCACCACTGACCAGAAGTCGGCTATTGGTTATCTTGCGGATTTCGGCCTGAGAAACGGGGTGACCGTTCCCGTGCATCTCCCGCATGGGAAATTCGCCGTCATGAGTGCGATTACCTGCAGGGGGAGCAAGGCTGGTCGCGGGGCCGCCATCAGTCAGCAGACGAATAACACGCTGCTTGGCCTTATGCACAGCTTTACGAAAGCAATACATGACCGGAAACTGGAGACCCAGATACCGACCAGCGTTCCGTCCTTTCTGACCGCGCGTGAGCAGGAATGCCTGAAATGGGCGTCGCAGGGAAAGACATCTGCCGAGATCGCGGTAATCATAGACCGATCCGTTGATACGGTTCGATTGCATATCAAGAATGCAATCAGAAAGCTGGACGCATCCAACCGCTCCCATGCAATTGCCATTGCGCTTCATTTGGGGTTGATCTGA
- a CDS encoding urease accessory protein UreD encodes MAFDRILPDPKWEIGKHALMNLHVSLDDGCSRMQPLSWRIPYQWQGAHYQDNDDQPFLLLINSGGGFVEGDSANFHATLDPETRALITTTAASKYYKCLKGLPSRENVNIRVGSGALLEYMPDEAIPFASSNVERNTLISLSHDSRFFGSDMISAGRIHYGSEGEAFEFDRLASEFRVDVDGETVVLDRLFAETPEETSDLRALWDGANHMMSIVAWGDFDGDCEDRVRERLNALQLVACGVSRPRDKLLTCRIMATETWQCHEALFQTWQELRPLLAGKAARPIRKC; translated from the coding sequence ATGGCCTTTGACCGTATCCTGCCCGATCCGAAATGGGAAATCGGCAAACACGCCCTGATGAACCTTCATGTCAGCCTGGACGACGGATGCTCCAGGATGCAGCCACTGTCCTGGCGCATTCCCTATCAGTGGCAAGGGGCGCATTATCAGGACAATGACGACCAGCCGTTCCTTCTGTTGATCAACTCCGGCGGCGGATTCGTCGAAGGAGACAGCGCCAATTTCCACGCCACGCTCGATCCCGAAACGCGGGCACTGATCACGACAACGGCCGCAAGCAAATACTACAAATGCCTGAAAGGACTTCCCTCCCGTGAAAATGTGAATATCCGGGTCGGGAGCGGTGCGCTTCTTGAATACATGCCCGACGAGGCAATTCCATTTGCCTCATCGAATGTCGAGCGGAACACGCTGATCAGCCTGTCCCATGATTCAAGGTTTTTCGGCAGCGACATGATCTCGGCCGGCCGCATTCATTATGGCTCCGAAGGAGAGGCTTTTGAATTTGACAGGCTTGCCTCCGAATTCCGCGTTGATGTGGACGGCGAAACGGTCGTTCTCGATCGGCTGTTCGCGGAAACGCCCGAAGAAACTTCGGACCTGCGTGCGCTCTGGGACGGCGCCAATCACATGATGAGCATCGTGGCCTGGGGCGACTTCGATGGCGACTGCGAGGATCGGGTCCGCGAGCGCCTGAACGCCTTGCAACTGGTCGCCTGCGGGGTCAGCCGCCCGCGAGACAAGCTTCTGACCTGCCGGATCATGGCAACCGAAACCTGGCAATGCCACGAGGCGCTTTTCCAGACCTGGCAAGAACTGCGCCCCCTGCTCGCCGGAAAAGCGGCGCGCCCGATCCGGAAATGCTGA
- the ureG gene encoding urease accessory protein UreG, translating to MRKPVRIGICGPVGSGKSHLLVQLIRHLGKTHSIAVITNDIYTKEDAEFITRSGVIDADRITAVETGGCPHTAIRDDVSMNLVAVDELTRRFPDLDIILIESGGDNLTVTFSPELADSFIFVIDVGQGEKIPRKGGPGISRSPLLLINKVDIARYVDADIEVMQRDAKKLRGTLPIVLGNMKSGAGVDDIVSWIKRDVMMEETA from the coding sequence ATGCGGAAACCTGTCAGAATTGGAATTTGCGGCCCGGTCGGTTCCGGAAAATCGCACCTTTTGGTCCAGCTTATCCGTCACTTGGGAAAAACCCACTCCATTGCCGTCATCACCAATGATATCTACACGAAAGAAGATGCGGAATTCATCACCCGCAGCGGTGTGATCGACGCCGACCGGATTACTGCTGTCGAAACCGGTGGCTGCCCCCATACCGCCATCCGCGATGACGTTTCGATGAATCTGGTTGCTGTCGATGAGCTGACCCGGCGCTTTCCGGATCTCGATATCATCCTCATAGAAAGCGGTGGCGATAACCTGACTGTTACCTTCAGCCCCGAACTTGCCGATAGCTTCATTTTCGTCATAGATGTTGGTCAGGGAGAAAAGATTCCCAGAAAGGGCGGTCCGGGCATTTCTCGGTCTCCGCTGCTTCTGATCAACAAGGTCGATATAGCCCGATACGTCGATGCCGATATCGAAGTGATGCAGCGCGACGCAAAAAAGCTCCGCGGCACGCTCCCGATTGTGCTTGGCAACATGAAAAGCGGCGCGGGTGTGGATGACATAGTATCCTGGATCAAAAGGGATGTCATGATGGAGGAAACCGCATAA
- a CDS encoding urease accessory protein UreF produces the protein MIGKALPPPANGQDPMLLLMQVTNAAFPTGSFTQSYGFENWLDEHRIRTATEAAERLRLWLRHNLAKGDAVAVTQAFRHTLYGEEQHLVALNRLVGAVKFTREGREASEKSGQAWLAAFQNIFDLAPVIRLRESLSADGQLPHQAVVYGTGCAALGFSEDQAVETYLWTSFSNLAAVIARLLPIGQVELQRMIADALPQVRECTEIARTTPPERMSASYSALDAAAMRHEVQTTRLCIS, from the coding sequence ATGATCGGGAAAGCTCTGCCCCCGCCGGCAAACGGGCAGGATCCGATGCTCCTCCTGATGCAGGTGACGAATGCGGCCTTCCCGACCGGATCCTTCACGCAGTCTTACGGATTCGAAAACTGGCTGGACGAACACCGGATCCGCACGGCGACCGAGGCCGCGGAGCGTCTCCGCCTCTGGTTGCGCCATAACCTGGCAAAGGGTGATGCGGTTGCCGTCACCCAGGCCTTCCGCCACACGCTTTATGGCGAGGAACAGCATCTGGTGGCGCTGAACCGCCTGGTCGGCGCGGTAAAATTCACCCGCGAGGGCCGGGAGGCTTCGGAAAAATCCGGGCAGGCCTGGCTGGCGGCCTTTCAGAACATCTTTGATCTCGCCCCGGTCATCCGGCTGCGCGAAAGTCTTTCGGCCGATGGTCAACTTCCCCATCAGGCGGTGGTCTACGGCACCGGCTGCGCGGCGCTCGGCTTTTCCGAAGACCAGGCGGTGGAAACCTATCTCTGGACATCGTTTTCCAACCTCGCGGCGGTCATCGCCCGTTTGCTGCCGATCGGCCAGGTGGAATTGCAGCGCATGATCGCCGACGCCCTCCCGCAGGTGCGCGAGTGCACCGAAATCGCACGCACCACGCCGCCGGAGCGGATGAGCGCAAGTTATTCCGCTCTCGACGCCGCGGCCATGCGCCACGAGGTGCAGACGACCCGTCTTTGCATATCCTGA
- a CDS encoding urease accessory protein UreE, whose amino-acid sequence MDIVTATIGHRTDLEVGAAIDPLHLTADQRASGHLVAVSEGGRRVRISLPRGTELQDGDVLARAEGVAIVVLAAEEELFRLRPGKDAPGKDALCWAAACWQLGNLHRPVRFTDDGLLTPRDPMVAGFLDSIGQPYEPVVCPFAGYRVTGDQGYRHGHGHGHDHVHAPGHSHDHTHAHAGHHEHHPHDHGEDAT is encoded by the coding sequence ATGGATATCGTCACCGCAACCATCGGCCATCGCACGGATCTGGAGGTAGGAGCAGCCATTGATCCGCTGCACCTGACCGCGGACCAGCGGGCCAGCGGTCATCTGGTGGCCGTGAGCGAAGGCGGGCGGCGCGTGCGCATCTCGCTGCCCCGCGGCACCGAGTTACAGGACGGCGACGTCCTTGCCCGTGCCGAAGGTGTGGCAATCGTGGTCCTTGCGGCGGAAGAAGAGCTGTTCCGGCTACGCCCGGGAAAGGATGCCCCGGGAAAAGATGCCCTGTGCTGGGCCGCGGCCTGCTGGCAGCTTGGCAATCTGCACCGCCCGGTGCGTTTCACCGATGACGGCCTTCTGACGCCGCGCGATCCGATGGTGGCCGGCTTTCTGGATTCGATTGGCCAGCCCTATGAACCGGTGGTCTGCCCCTTTGCAGGCTACCGGGTGACGGGCGATCAGGGGTATCGTCACGGTCACGGTCATGGCCATGATCACGTTCATGCCCCCGGTCACAGCCATGACCACACCCATGCCCATGCCGGACATCATGAGCATCACCCCCATGACCACGGGGAGGACGCGACATGA
- the ureC gene encoding urease subunit alpha, which yields MSMKLSRPEYAVQYGPTKGDKIHLADTGLVVEIEHDFTTYGDEMVFGGGKTIRDGMGQASKWKSRDGALDLVVTNAVIIDPVLGVVKGDIGIKDGKIVGVGKAGNPDTMDITPGLIVAPATDILSVEGMIVTPGFLDIHPHFDSVQQLYEYQNAGFTTVIGGGSGPKTVGIECPGAFNLHRMLEAMADIPLNFGNFGKGNASTKGAIEEQIVLGGATGLKIHEDWSSSPAAIEACMELADEYDFQVQIHADTLNETGYYEDTMAAINGRVMHIYHAEGAGGGNAPDIMRCVMEPNCLPSSTNPTNPFSINTYDEEIDMLITCHNLNKAVPTDMAFIQGRARAETMRAEDVLHDLGAISMIGSDSQGVGRAAESAQRAFQLAAVSKQRFGKLPEDAPGNDNFRVRRYLSKVTINPAITFGVDSYVGSITPGKLADLVFWLPKFFIAKPELTVKGGFITHGAMGDPAGSLMTGQPLKYRPQYGALGANPGRLSYSFVTQAALDAGLHNRLRSHQTLMPVKNTRTISKRDMYLNNSMPDVEIDPETYNVYVDGRRATVKPARTLPLTQLFYFR from the coding sequence ATGAGCATGAAACTCTCGCGCCCGGAATATGCGGTGCAATACGGGCCGACCAAGGGCGACAAGATCCACCTTGCGGATACCGGCCTTGTCGTCGAGATCGAACATGATTTCACCACCTATGGCGATGAAATGGTCTTTGGCGGCGGCAAGACCATTCGCGACGGCATGGGCCAGGCATCGAAATGGAAATCCCGCGACGGAGCGCTGGACCTGGTGGTGACCAATGCCGTGATCATCGACCCGGTCCTCGGCGTCGTGAAGGGCGACATCGGCATCAAGGACGGCAAGATCGTCGGCGTCGGCAAGGCGGGCAACCCCGACACCATGGACATCACGCCGGGGCTGATCGTGGCGCCGGCAACCGACATCCTTTCGGTCGAAGGCATGATCGTCACCCCCGGTTTCCTCGATATCCACCCTCATTTCGACAGCGTTCAGCAGCTTTACGAATACCAGAACGCGGGTTTCACGACGGTGATCGGCGGCGGTTCGGGGCCCAAGACGGTGGGCATCGAATGTCCCGGCGCCTTCAACCTGCATCGTATGCTCGAGGCGATGGCGGACATTCCGCTGAACTTCGGAAATTTCGGGAAGGGCAATGCCTCGACCAAGGGGGCGATCGAGGAACAGATCGTGCTCGGCGGTGCGACCGGGCTCAAGATCCACGAAGACTGGTCCTCGTCGCCCGCCGCGATCGAGGCCTGCATGGAACTGGCCGACGAATACGATTTCCAGGTGCAGATCCATGCCGATACCCTGAACGAGACCGGCTATTACGAAGATACGATGGCCGCGATCAATGGCCGCGTCATGCACATCTATCATGCTGAAGGCGCGGGGGGCGGCAATGCCCCGGATATCATGCGCTGCGTGATGGAGCCCAACTGCCTGCCGTCCTCGACCAATCCGACCAACCCGTTCTCGATCAACACCTATGACGAAGAAATCGACATGCTGATCACATGTCACAACCTGAACAAGGCGGTGCCGACCGACATGGCGTTTATCCAGGGCCGCGCCCGGGCCGAGACGATGCGCGCCGAGGACGTGCTGCATGATCTGGGTGCGATCTCGATGATCGGCTCCGACAGCCAGGGCGTGGGGCGGGCCGCGGAATCGGCACAACGCGCGTTCCAACTGGCGGCCGTCAGCAAGCAGCGGTTCGGCAAACTGCCCGAGGATGCCCCGGGCAACGACAATTTCCGCGTCCGCCGCTATCTTTCGAAAGTGACGATCAATCCGGCGATCACCTTCGGCGTCGACAGCTATGTCGGCTCCATCACGCCCGGGAAGCTGGCCGATCTCGTGTTCTGGCTGCCCAAGTTCTTCATCGCCAAGCCCGAGCTGACCGTGAAGGGCGGCTTCATCACCCATGGCGCCATGGGCGACCCGGCCGGTTCGCTGATGACCGGGCAGCCGTTGAAATACCGCCCGCAATATGGCGCGCTTGGCGCGAACCCGGGCCGCCTCAGCTATTCCTTCGTCACCCAGGCGGCGCTGGATGCCGGACTGCACAACCGTCTGCGCAGCCACCAGACGCTGATGCCGGTCAAGAACACCCGGACCATCTCGAAGCGCGACATGTATCTCAACAATTCGATGCCGGATGTCGAGATCGACCCGGAGACATATAACGTCTACGTCGATGGCCGCCGGGCGACGGTCAAGCCGGCGCGGACACTGCCCCTGACGCAACTCTTCTATTTCCGCTGA
- the ureB gene encoding urease subunit beta, which produces MIEFADGEIEINAGRPTLELVMINTGDRPVQIGAHYHIAECNRAMAFDRAAAVGYRLDIPSGSAVRFEPGQSRKVQLTTYVGRQVAYGMNNMTNGSVRSEQIREAAVRRLRENGYCFEGERYKTRQRPDEAFGKKAESKT; this is translated from the coding sequence ATGATCGAGTTCGCCGATGGCGAGATAGAGATCAACGCCGGCCGCCCCACGCTGGAGCTGGTGATGATCAATACCGGGGACCGCCCGGTGCAGATCGGGGCGCATTACCATATCGCCGAATGCAACCGCGCCATGGCTTTTGATCGCGCGGCGGCAGTCGGCTACCGGCTGGATATTCCATCTGGATCTGCGGTGCGTTTCGAACCCGGCCAGTCCCGCAAGGTGCAGCTTACCACCTATGTCGGACGTCAGGTTGCCTATGGCATGAACAACATGACCAACGGGTCGGTGCGTTCGGAACAGATCCGCGAAGCAGCAGTGCGGCGCCTGCGCGAGAACGGCTATTGTTTCGAGGGCGAGCGTTACAAGACGCGCCAGCGGCCCGACGAGGCCTTCGGCAAAAAGGCCGAAAGCAAGACGTGA
- a CDS encoding urease subunit gamma: protein MHLTLREEERMQIWVAAEMSRRRLEKGLKLNYPEAIALISDEILERAREGSIPMLTDMMEYGATILQREHVMEGVAEMMTILQVEALFPDGTKLVTIMNPIRN from the coding sequence ATGCATCTGACGTTGCGCGAAGAAGAGCGAATGCAGATCTGGGTTGCGGCAGAGATGTCTCGGCGCCGGCTCGAAAAGGGGTTGAAGCTGAATTATCCCGAGGCGATCGCCCTCATCTCCGACGAAATCCTGGAGCGGGCGCGCGAGGGCTCGATCCCCATGCTGACCGATATGATGGAGTATGGCGCCACCATCCTGCAGCGCGAGCACGTCATGGAAGGCGTGGCCGAGATGATGACCATTCTGCAGGTCGAGGCGCTGTTTCCCGACGGCACCAAGCTCGTGACCATCATGAACCCCATTCGCAACTGA
- a CDS encoding urea ABC transporter substrate-binding protein: MKRTMLCGAAALLIAGGSLSLTVTGAKAAGDEIVLCTIDDLSGDFSIMSTPKVYGYQLAVKEINDAGGIMVDGEQKLIRHVSYDGQSDVARYQQLAQRCIFDNEADVVMAGYTGAEREAARQEVIRNKVIYWHNNQGEGGIADHYSFFSGPTPEQQVMPAIRYMIENVGPRMTFIGADYNFCRAVGDWVRAAANLNGGQIEMEEYFPFGVSQWQATIDRIKGIAPDFQVHCLVGAEHAQFYPQASAAGLKTPVWSNVTIADGYEHLRFSPPSLANMYVSPGYIEDIPSEESRAFAEKIRAARPNIAYVNEHAAFGYVATKAMAIAWERAGTTETEAVIAALEQGVSIPDAPGGPWELDGKQHHAAMHSWLFRVADDHSLEFVSDLGLTAPSFLSDLGIDLTADNPSRAYLPRDFADWADFYK, translated from the coding sequence ATGAAACGCACGATGCTTTGCGGAGCGGCGGCTTTACTTATTGCGGGCGGCTCCCTTTCACTGACCGTCACCGGGGCAAAGGCCGCCGGTGACGAGATCGTCCTTTGTACGATTGATGATCTTTCGGGCGACTTCTCGATCATGTCGACGCCGAAGGTCTATGGCTATCAGCTTGCCGTGAAAGAGATCAACGATGCCGGCGGCATCATGGTGGACGGCGAACAGAAGCTGATCCGCCATGTCTCGTATGACGGGCAGTCCGATGTGGCGCGCTACCAGCAACTCGCACAGCGGTGCATCTTCGATAACGAGGCGGATGTGGTCATGGCCGGCTATACCGGCGCCGAGCGCGAGGCGGCACGCCAGGAGGTGATCCGCAACAAGGTCATCTACTGGCACAACAACCAGGGTGAGGGCGGCATCGCCGATCACTATTCCTTCTTCTCCGGGCCCACGCCCGAGCAGCAGGTGATGCCGGCCATCAGATACATGATCGAGAACGTCGGTCCGCGCATGACCTTCATCGGCGCGGATTACAACTTCTGCCGCGCGGTCGGAGACTGGGTGCGGGCGGCGGCCAATCTCAACGGCGGCCAGATCGAGATGGAGGAATATTTCCCCTTCGGGGTCTCGCAATGGCAGGCGACGATCGACAGGATCAAGGGCATAGCGCCCGATTTCCAGGTGCACTGCCTTGTCGGCGCCGAACATGCCCAGTTCTATCCTCAGGCCTCGGCGGCCGGCCTGAAAACCCCGGTCTGGTCGAACGTGACCATCGCCGACGGTTATGAACACCTGCGCTTCTCGCCGCCGTCGCTGGCGAACATGTATGTGTCGCCGGGGTATATCGAGGATATTCCAAGCGAGGAAAGCCGGGCCTTCGCCGAAAAGATCCGCGCCGCGCGCCCGAATATCGCATATGTCAATGAACACGCCGCTTTCGGCTATGTCGCGACCAAAGCCATGGCGATCGCCTGGGAACGTGCGGGCACGACCGAAACCGAGGCGGTGATCGCCGCACTGGAACAGGGAGTCTCGATTCCCGACGCGCCCGGCGGCCCGTGGGAGCTTGACGGCAAGCAACACCATGCGGCCATGCACAGTTGGCTGTTCCGGGTCGCCGATGATCATTCGCTCGAATTCGTGTCCGATCTCGGGCTCACGGCGCCCTCTTTCCTCAGCGATCTTGGCATTGACCTCACGGCCGACAACCCTTCGCGCGCCTATCTGCCGCGGGATTTTGCCGACTGGGCCGATTTCTACAAGTAA